ACTGCGTGGAAGCCTCGCTGAAGACCAACTGCCGTACACCGTCCACGGCGACGACCTTCTCCCAGCCGTCGAAGTCCTCGGTGAGCTCGGTGTCCCAGCGGGACAGGTCACCGACGCCGACCGCGGCGATCGACTCCGTCGGCGGTTCGCCGTCGTAGCAGTAGTCGCCCCAGTCCGCGACGACCGCGACCGTCCCGCCGAACGCCTTGAGCGTGAGGCTCTGGCACCGATCCGTCGCGGTCGCGTACACCACACGCGGCGCGCTCCACGCTCCCGCACCCGCGCCCCGGTGCCGCTCGACGAGCCCACGCCCGGCGACGTACGACATGCCCACGCGTCGGCCGTCGGACAGCTCGATCTCCTCGTCGAACCGGGGGGTGGAGGGGGACGGCGAGGCAACCGTGCCGGTGGCCGAGGGCGCGGCTGTGGCCGCCCCTCCGCTGTCTCCGGGTCCGCCGCAGGCCACCACGACACCCCCCATCAGCGCCGTCCCCACCAGGGCCCACCGCCGGTCTCCGTACATTCGCATCCCCCCATGTTCCCGAACGACCTCACCCACGGCTGACGCGAGCCCCTTGTTCGGCTCGGGGCAACGCCCTAGCCTCATTTAGTGCCGCTAATAAACAAAACCCGAACGCACAACGCCGTGCCGGGCGACGGCGACCACCTCATCCGCCTCCGCATCGCCCTGACCGTCTTCTTCGCCCTCGACGGCTTCATCTTCGCCGGATGGGTCGTCCGCATCCCCGCCATCAAGCACCAGACCGGCGCCTCCCCCAGCACCCTCGGTCTCGCGCTCCTCGGTGTCTCCGCGGGCGCGGTGATCACGATGATGTTCACCGGGCGCCTCTGCCATCGCTACGGCAGTCACCCGGTCACCGTGGTCTGCGCGGTCCTGCTCTCCCTCAGCGTCACGCTTCCCCCACTCACCCACTCCGCCACCGCACTCGGCGCCGTCCTGTTGCCATTTGGCGCTGCCTACGGCGGGATCAACGTCGCGTTCAACAGCGCCGCCGTCGATCTGGTCGCGGCGCTGCGCAGGCCGATCATGCCCACCTTCCACGCGGCCTTCAGCCTGGGCTGCATGATCGGCGCCGGTCTCGGCGGCCTGGTCGCGGGCTCCCTGTCCCCCACGCGCCATCTGCTGGGCCTCGGGATCATCGGCCTGCTCGTCACCGCGCTCACGGCACCCACGCTGCTCCGGCACGAGCCACCACGCCCACCCGAACAAGCCGGACAGACCATCGCCGGCCCCGATGCTCCGGCCCCCGCGAAGGCAGCCCCGCACCGCCTCACCACCCGCACCCGCACCCGCACCCGCCGCCTTGTCGTCGTCTTCGGCCTGATCGCCCTCTGCACGGCCTACGGCGAAGGAGCCCTCGCCGACTGGGGCGCGCTGCACCTGCAACAGGACCTGGGCTCCTCCGCCGGGGCCGCCGCGGCCGGTTACTCCTGTTTCGCGCTGGCCATGACGGTCGGCAGACTCACCGGCACCACCCTCCTCGAGCGGCTCGGCCGCACCCGCACGGTGGTCACCGGCGGCGCGGTCGCGGCGGCCGGGATGCTGCTCGGCTCCCTCGCCCCGGCCCTGTGGGCGGCGCTGCTGGGCTACGCGATCGCGGGACTCGGCCTGGCCAACCTGTTCCCGGTGGCCGTCGAACGCGCGGGCGCCCTGGCCGGCCCGAGCGGAGTCGCCGTCGTCTCGACGCTCGGCTACGGCGGCATGCTCCTGGGCCCGCCCGCCATCGGCTTCATGGCCGACTGGTTCTCCCTGTCAGCCGCCCTCACCAGCGTGGCGGCCCTGGCCGCAGTGGCCGCGGCGATCGGCCTCGCCACCCGCCGGGCAACGGCCGACTGAGCACACCACCACGGCTCCCCCTCATCCCTCACCCCCTCCCTCACCGCCCCTCGCCCACACTCCATCCTGCAGACTCCCCCCATGGAGACTGCCGAGTTCATCCACATCCTCGACCGCGAGGGCCGGTCGCTGGCCGCCGCCGCGGCGGAGGCCGGCCCCGAGGCGAAGGTGCCGACCTGCCCGGAGTGGCAGGTCAGGGACCTGTTGCGGCACACGGGCGCCGTGCACCGCTGGGCGACGTCGTTCGTGGCCGAGGGCCACCCTTCGTTCCGTCCCTTCGACGAACCGCCGGACCTCGACGGCGACCCGCTGCTGAACTGGTTCCGCGAAGGACACGGACGGCTCGTCGACACCCTGTCCGCCGCCTCGCCCGACCTGCTGTGCTGGCAGTTCCTGCCCGCGCCGTCACCGCTCGCGTTCTGGGCCAGACGGCAGGCGCACGAGACGGCCGTGCACCGCGTGGACGCGGAGTCGGCCCGTGGCCGGATACCCGAGGAGATCGCCCCGGAGTTCACCGCCGACTTCGCGGCGGACGGCGTCGACGAGCTGCTGCGCGGCTTCCACGCGCGCGCCGGGAGCGGGGTGCGCACCGAGGAGCCCCGGGTCCTGCGGGTGCGGGCGACGGACACGGCCGACGCCGTGTGGACCGTACGCCTGTCGTCGGAGCCGCCCGTGACGGTGCGCGACGCCGAAGGGGACGCCGACTGCGAGGTGTCCGGACCGGCGGCGCTGCTCTACCTGTCACTGTGGAACCGCCTGCCGCTGCCCACCGCCACCGGGGACGACTCGCTGGCGCGGCTGTGGCGGGAGACGTCCGCCGTGAACTGACAGGCCGCCGACGTCAGTTCGTCAGCATCCTGGTCAACACCGCGCGCTGCACCGGCCGTACGTCGCCGTGCAGCGCGCGCCCCTTTCCCGTGAGCGCCACCCGGACGCCCCTGCGGTCCTCCGAGCACATGTGGCGCTCGACGAGATCGTCCTTCTCCAGACGGGCGATGAGCCGCGACAGCGCACTCTGGCTGAGATGGACCCGGTCGGCGATCTCCTGCACCCGGTAGCTGCACGAGCCGTCCGGGGCCGCAGACTCGGCGAGGACGTCGAGCACCTCGAAGTCGCTGCCGCACAAGCCGTGTTGGTGCAGCGCCCGGTCGAGTTCGCACTGCGTGCGCGCATGCAGCGCCAGCATGTCCCGCCACTGCCCCACCAGCGCCCGCTCGGCCTCGGTCCCGCCGTTCTTCGCCGCCATGGGGCGCACCGTAGCAGAGTGTGAGATTCATTGCGCGGGAATTAAATGCGCTCGCAATCGATGCATACACATGTGCCGCCTCCGCCATGACCTATCCGCTCCCCTCCCCCACGTCCCCTCTTGCCGAGGGCCGCTGGACCGCCCGGCTGTGGGGCACCCTGCTGGTGCTGTGCCCGGCGGGGACGATTGCCTCGCCGGGCGCGCACCTGTGAGACTGGCCCGATGAGCGGTTACGGGGGACGGCGCACACAGGCCGAGCGGGACGCGATCACCGTCGAGATCGGATACGCGCTGTGCAGTGCCGTGTTCGCGGCGGCGGTGCTCTTCGGGGCGGTCGCCGGACCGGCGCTGCTGTTCGAACTGCCGGACCTGGCGGAGAAGTCGCTGCTGCGGGCGGGCCTGGTGCTCGCTCCCCTGGTGTTCACGGCCCGGGTGATCTCCGTGCTGCTCCGCTTCCGCAGGGAAGCCGGCCCGGCGGCTCAGCCCAGCCAGCCCGGCCGGACCAACCCCGACTCGTAGGCCAGGACGACCAGTTGGGCCCGGTCCCGGGCGCCCAGCTTCACCATGGTGCGGCTGACATGGGTCTTGGCGGTGAGCGGGCTGACGACCAGCCGGCGGGCGATCTCCTCGTTGGACAGGCCGATCCCGACCAGCGCCATCACCTCCCGCTCGCGTTCCGT
The Streptomyces sp. NBC_01485 genome window above contains:
- a CDS encoding MFS transporter, whose protein sequence is MPLINKTRTHNAVPGDGDHLIRLRIALTVFFALDGFIFAGWVVRIPAIKHQTGASPSTLGLALLGVSAGAVITMMFTGRLCHRYGSHPVTVVCAVLLSLSVTLPPLTHSATALGAVLLPFGAAYGGINVAFNSAAVDLVAALRRPIMPTFHAAFSLGCMIGAGLGGLVAGSLSPTRHLLGLGIIGLLVTALTAPTLLRHEPPRPPEQAGQTIAGPDAPAPAKAAPHRLTTRTRTRTRRLVVVFGLIALCTAYGEGALADWGALHLQQDLGSSAGAAAAGYSCFALAMTVGRLTGTTLLERLGRTRTVVTGGAVAAAGMLLGSLAPALWAALLGYAIAGLGLANLFPVAVERAGALAGPSGVAVVSTLGYGGMLLGPPAIGFMADWFSLSAALTSVAALAAVAAAIGLATRRATAD
- a CDS encoding maleylpyruvate isomerase family mycothiol-dependent enzyme, whose amino-acid sequence is METAEFIHILDREGRSLAAAAAEAGPEAKVPTCPEWQVRDLLRHTGAVHRWATSFVAEGHPSFRPFDEPPDLDGDPLLNWFREGHGRLVDTLSAASPDLLCWQFLPAPSPLAFWARRQAHETAVHRVDAESARGRIPEEIAPEFTADFAADGVDELLRGFHARAGSGVRTEEPRVLRVRATDTADAVWTVRLSSEPPVTVRDAEGDADCEVSGPAALLYLSLWNRLPLPTATGDDSLARLWRETSAVN
- a CDS encoding MarR family winged helix-turn-helix transcriptional regulator, which gives rise to MAAKNGGTEAERALVGQWRDMLALHARTQCELDRALHQHGLCGSDFEVLDVLAESAAPDGSCSYRVQEIADRVHLSQSALSRLIARLEKDDLVERHMCSEDRRGVRVALTGKGRALHGDVRPVQRAVLTRMLTN
- a CDS encoding DUF6332 family protein, which encodes MSGYGGRRTQAERDAITVEIGYALCSAVFAAAVLFGAVAGPALLFELPDLAEKSLLRAGLVLAPLVFTARVISVLLRFRREAGPAAQPSQPGRTNPDS